One segment of Erigeron canadensis isolate Cc75 chromosome 2, C_canadensis_v1, whole genome shotgun sequence DNA contains the following:
- the LOC122586819 gene encoding uncharacterized protein LOC122586819, protein MGERLFEFDVHFDGSFAWPPLRYERDIVLNMNTNKMGYHDFLEHIEKQRGESFNAIYFVLPQQPLAGHLIKIDGQNEIDMLFHIGYMYGKLHIYLDHFMDDLTEFLVVPSKPNDGDVEDEFDVAEYLISQSQPAASLGVQSQVGGQNDNVRVENDNARVEINNVGDEHENAGVENDNVGGENDNIGGENDNVGGENENAGSGNENAGSENDNAGSENDNAGSGNENTFLAVMCSNFFALAVDYHVSC, encoded by the coding sequence ATGGGTGAACGGTTATTTGAGTTTGATGTACACTTCGATGGATCTTTTGCTTGGCCACCTCTAAGGTATGAACGTGATATAGTCTTGAATATGAATACAAACAAAATGGGATATCATGATTTTCTTGAACACATAGAAAAGCAAAGAGGAGAAAGTTTCAATGCTATTTATTTCGTACTTCCACAACAACCACTTGCTGGTCATTTGATAAAGATCGatggacaaaatgaaattgatatgcttTTTCACATAGGATATATGTATGGTAAACTGCATATCTACTTGGACCATTTTATGGATGACCTTACTGAATTTCTGGTGGTACCCTCTAAACCTAATGATGGTGATGTAGAAGATGAATTTGATGTGGCTGAATACCTTATAAGCCAAAGTCAGCCTGCTGCTAGCTTAGGTGTTCAAAGTCAAGTTGGAGGTCAAAATGATAATGTAAGAGTAGAAAATGATAATGCAAGAGTAGAAATTAATAATGTAGGAGATGAACATGAGAATGCAGGAGTAGAAAATGATAATGTAGGAGGTGAAAATGATAATATAGGAGGTGAAAATGATAATGTAGGAGGTGAAAATGAGAATGCAGGGTCTGGAAATGAGAATGCAGGGTCTGAAAATGATAATGCAGGTTCTGAAAATGATAATGCAGGTTCTGGAAATGAGAACACTTTTTTAGCTGTCATGTGCTCTAATTTTTTTGCCTTGGCTGTAGATTATCATGTAAGCTGTTAA
- the LOC122586818 gene encoding uncharacterized protein LOC122586818 has translation MATTATTTTVTAGDPNNHHRLHLNSIPTIDLRLLSQSELYSLSKHSNSSSTSNLNDVVIPKIDRSVFNESAGSRKQTYSRLRLLPATSSASVSSTAVLHRTPTRTPHLRASVSRTAGNLIDNDIHYNDNDPEQVENSQIIRVLKELFNCNASLDSDVDNVKNDVGLVSSNPSVSDSIAKNDAVYVDANPNVNESVPVEVRNDESVKNVKNDVGSSSIFKDSVPVESVNDENVNNDEYIKSDVVSESLNTEMKRKRGRPRKNENAVLVSSPEAKRMRNSYVKKLVVYDNDRDKEILNCNGDKVNLAELGRLEDPYGPEIRRRTEGMTSQDELLGFMRGLNGEWGTTRKKRRVVDASDFGVFLPNGWRLSLAVKRKDNRVWLFCRRYLSPSGRQFESCKDASMYLVSIVGEENLDNLNFTQNIDCDDSALKGALGNATELHAQEDLKGDSVVHSISEPPISLPSDFDKQVASDIVDSVSVQAEEVYKCLKCCMTFKGRIDLLDHEALVHKEDLAPIEVKRDDINSVVSESLNNKMKLKRGRPRKNENAIFTDSPATKRMCNDTTKKLIVYDNAKDREIVNCRGVKVNLVNLGRLEDPYALEIRRRTEGMLTQDELLGFMRGLNGQWGTTRKKRRVVDASDFGDALPKGWKLSLAVKRKGGHVWLFCRRYISPSGRQFESCKEISTYLLSVVGEENLDKPNCDNSSLEGASGNATDDYAGQEGAQRTSPIHNPSASPISSPTHCEKKVIFKSVEPVQVEEIFKCLKCFMIFEGKIDLLDHQALAHKDERSQLGSETSDWSIVIGGIFECNLCHQTFYEKNQYNAHIGTHDTKENMTYDASETPLAEQTSDPVMISSENYVARENYDALFDDTLISGSPESDHNVSSGIESKADKLVHDLNMNGDVLAEESGDRTGNNCNEYNNEDFVPKSDFCLGDEASMSINKSNGEFKTSGQPVDCNDDISECIPDQGTNPASCRFSSLSNEQMDGGCAVIENDIGHISYGHDAVSDANVQTSSICEKKGFQENINDTHICSSFGELPSEKEIAFGSDSLCEVSHGDLAFDEDGLTEGKKLSNSESLSLFSQSSDTYKAVNNASMVSSKEQESSQKVGCAGVHQVPHGFDENRFSYDIARSKVNEQYEVRSTYDGYKEKEPVSKQNVYVGNNMNNVSLDKSRVANLGEFQAARNNESINNGSLSSRQNGLNAGVMPFNTGKNLEVSSLASHENEQAFGFQDDVSGLYDNTQESSERGLLDHFCVAETSDDIFGNKIYSTPLDGLKFDEGVHELSLAFGNSNPHALYADTISVNEQKKDGVNSALVPSKIEEPFDVQTDLSMVNNSMVEDLRRGSDSVSESFSLSCSGESRALQHNGNSGYLGGTWQDLRSNEFRSSEDHKFMVGSGSNQSQCNEGLPRGMWKPNQANQLQSGLVNPHAPIQSAGFHTFDIMSDKAEDGVLRFDGRYNDSLSTSKSEPVEFRFLTGRSDHNPHALQGGSRVSPYNAGMEQGFDSTFWMGKNGMMPNMGGRNMVTSICAWCRNEFHLPAMAFHFQTQSGVGSLCPTCSAGMSGRANML, from the exons ATGGCCACCACCGCAACCACCACAACCGTCACCGCCGGCGATCCCAACAACCACCACCGCCTTCATCTAAACTCAATTCCAACAATTGACCTTCGTCTATTATCACAATCCGAACTCTATTCTCTATCCAAACACTCCAATTCCTCTTCCACTTCCAATCTAAACGACGTCGTTATACCTAAAATCGACCGTTCCGTTTTCAACGAGTCCGCCGGTAGCCGGAAACAGACTTACTCACGCCTACGCCTTCTCCCTGCCACGTCATCCGCGTCGGTGAGTTCCACGGCTGTTCTCCATCGCACGCCTACGCGCACTCCGCATCTCCGCGCGTCGGTTTCTCGCACTGCTGGTAATTTGATTGATAATGATATTcattataatgataatgatcCAGAACAGGTTGAAAACTCTCAAATTATTCGTGTGTTGAAGGAATTGTTTAATTGTAATGCTAGTTTAGACAGTGATGTAGATAATGTCAAAAATGACGTCGGTTTGGTTAGTTCGAACCCTAGTGTTAGCGATTCTATTGCCAAAAATGATGCTGTTTATGTCGATGCAAACCCTAATGTTAACGAATCGGTTCCGGTTGAAGTCAGAAATGACGAAAGTGTAAAAAATGTTAAGAATGATGTAGGCTCGAGCTCTATTTTTAAGGATTCTGTTCCGGTTGAATCTGTAAATGATGAAAATGTAAACAACGATGAATACATTAAGAGCGATGTTGTTTCTGAATCGTTGAATACTGAAATGAAGAGAAAGAGAGGGAGGCCACGGAAAAATGAGAATGCTGTGTTGGTTAGCTCACCGGAAGCAAAGAGGATGCGTAATAGTTATGTTAAGAAATTAGTGGTGTATGATAACGATAGAGATAAAGAAATTTTGAATTGTAATGGTGACAAAGTGAATTTGGCCGAATTAGGGAGATTGGAGGATCCGTATGGACCGGAAATTAGGAGGAGGACTGAAGGGATGACGAGTCAAGATGAGTTATTAGGGTTTATGAGAGGTTTGAATGGAGAGTGGGGGACTACAAGGAAGAAGAGGAGAGTTGTTGATGCAAGTGATTTCGGAGTTTTTTTGCCTAATGGATGGAGGCTGAGTTTGGCTGTGAAGAGGAAAGATAATCGTGTGTGGTTGTTTTGCCGGCGTTACCTAAG TCCTAGTGGTCGGCAGTTTGAGTCATGCAAGGATGCATCTATGTATTTGGTCTCCATTGTTGGAGAAGAAAACTTGGATAACCTAAACTTCACTCAGAACATTGATTGTGATGACTCTGCTTTAAAAGGAGCTTTAGGGAAT GCTACAGAGCTGCATGCACAGGAAGACCTAAAAGGAGATAGCGTTGTTCACAGTATATCAGAACCACCAATATCTTTACCATCAgactttgataaacaagttgCATCAGACATTGTGGATTCTGTTTCTGTACAAGCAGAAGAAGTTTACAAGTGCCTTAAGTGCTGCATGACCTTTAAAGGAAGGATTGATTTGTTGGACCATGAGGCGTTagttcacaaagaagatttaGCTCCAATTGAAGTCAAAAGAGACGACATAAATAGTGTGGTTTCTGAATCGttgaataataaaatgaaactGAAGCGAGGGAGACCACGAAAAAATGAGAATGCTATTTTTACTGATTCTCCAGCAACAAAGAGAATGTGTAATGATACGACTaagaaattaattgtttatgatAATGCTAAGGATAGAGAAATTGTGAATTGTAGGGGTGTGAAAGTGAATTTGGTGAACTTGGGGAGATTGGAGGATCCGTATGCATTGGAAATTAGGAGGAGGACTGAGGGCATGTTGACTCAAGATGAGTTGTTAGGGTTTATGAGAGGTTTGAATGGACAGTGGGGGACAACGAGGAAGAAGAGGAGGGTTGTTGATGCAAGTGATTTTGGAGATGCGTTGCCTAAAGGATGGAAGCTGAGTTTAGCTGTCAAGAGGAAAGGAGGCCATGTTTGGCTGTTTTGTCGCCGCTACATTAG TCCTAGTGGTCGGCAGTTTGAGTCATGCAAGGAAATATCTACATACTTGCTTTCTGTTGTTGGAGAAGAGAACTTGGATAAACCAAATTGTGATAACTCTTCCTTGGAAGGAGCTTCTGGGAAT GCTACAGATGATTATGCTGGCCAGGAAGGCGCACAAAGAACTAGCCCTATTCATAATCCATCAGCATCGCCAATTAGTTCACCTACACACTGCgagaaaaaagtaatttttaaaAGCGTGGAGCCTGTACAAGTAGAAGAGATTTTCAAGTGTCTAAAGTGCTTCATGATCTTTGAAGGAAAGATTGATCTATTGGATCACCAGGCGTTGGCTCACAAAGATGAAAGATCCCAACTTGGTTCTGAAACATCTGACTGGAGTATAGTAATAGGTGGGATATTTGAGTGCAATCTCTGTCATCAGACATTTTATGAGAAGAACCAGTATAATGCGCATATTGGGACTCATGATACAAAGGAGAATATGACTTATGACGCATCAGAAACTCCACTTGCAGAACAAACTTCTGACCCTGTAATGATTTCATCTGAAAACTATGTTGCAAGAGAAAATTACGATGCACTATTTGATGATACCCTCATATCTGGTTCTCCTGAAAGTGATCATAACGTAAGTTCTGGCATAGAATCTAAAGCGGACAAGCTTGTTCATGATCTTAATATGAATGGGGATGTTTTAGCTGAAGAGTCTGGTGATAGGACTGGAAACAATTGTAATGAATATAACAATGAAGACTTTGTTCCCAAATCTGATTTTTGTTTGGGTGATGAAGCTTCTATGTCTATTAATAAAAGCAATGGGGAGTTTAAAACATCTGGTCAACCAGTTGATTGCAATGATGACATATCCGAGTGTATTCCTGATCAAGGTACAAATCCTGCAAGCTGTCGCTTTTCTTCTTTATCTAATGAACAGATGGATGGTGGCTGTGCTGTCATTGAAAACGATATAGGTCATATTTCTTATGGTCACGATGCAGTTTCTGATGCTAATGTTCAGACTTCAAGCATCTGTGAAAAGAAGGGTTTCCAAGAAAACATCAATGATACACATATCTGTAGTTCCTTTGGTGAGTTGCCATCTGAAAAGGAGATAGCTTTCGGCAGTGACTCATTGTGTGAGGTTTCCCATGGCGATCTTGCCTTTGATGAAGATGGTTTGACTGAAGGGAAGAAGCTTTCTAATTCAGAAAGCCTTTCCCTTTTTTCACAAAGTAGTGATACATATAAAGCCGTTAATAATGCAAGTATGGTATCTTCTAAAGAGCAAGAGTCTTCTCAAAAAGTAGGTTGTGCCGGTGTTCATCAGGTACCTCATGGCTTTGATGAAAATAGATTCTCTTATGACATTGCAAGGTCCAAAGTTAATGAACAATACGAAGTCAGGAGCACATATGACGGCTATAAGGAAAAGGAACCTGTGAGTAAGCAAAATGTTTACGTTGGGAACAATATGAACAATGTTTCTTTAGACAAATCAAGGGTAGCCAATTTAGGTGAGTTCCAAGCTGCCAGGAATAATGAATCAATCAACAATGGTTCTTTGAGCAGCCGTCAGAATGGGTTAAATGCAGGTGTTATGCCTTTTAACACAGGAAAAAATCTGGAAGTCTCTTCGCTAGCTTCTCATGAGAATGAGCAAGCATTTGGCTTTCAAGATGATGTAAGTGGTCTCTATGACAACACTCAGGAGAGCTCAGAAAGGGGATTGCTTGATCATTTCTGCGTTGCTGAAACCTCTGATGATATTTTTGGGAATAAGATATATTCTACACCACTAGACGGACTTAAATTTGATGAAGGTGTTCATGAGTTAAGCCTTGCTTTTGGAAATTCTAATCCTCATGCTCTATATGCAGATACAATTAGTGTTAATGAGCAGAAAAAAGATGGTGTAAATAGTGCACTCGTTCCATCTAAGATTGAGGAACCTTTTGATGTCCAAACTGATTTAAGTATGGTTAATAATAGTATGGTCGAGGATCTCAGAAGGGGAAGCGACTCAGTTAGCGAATCATTTAGTTTATCCTGTAGTGGTGAGAGTAGGGCTTTACAACATAATGGTAATTCAGGTTACCTGGGTGGAACGTGGCAGGATCTCAGATCAAATGAATTTAGAAGTTCTGAAGACCATAAGTTTATGGTAGGTTCTGGTAGCAATCAAAGCCAGTGTAATGAAGGTCTGCCCCGTGGTATGTGGAAACCTAATCAAGCAAATCAACTGCAAAGTGGCTTAGTGAATCCTCATGCACCGATCCAGTCTGCTGGCTTTCATACGTTTGACATAATGTCTGACAAG GCTGAAGACGGAGTCTTAAGATTTGATGGAAGGTATAATGACAGTTTGAGTACAAGTAAATCTGAACCTGTGGAGTTCAGATTTCTAACTGGCCGATCTGACCATAATCCGCATGCTCTTCAAGGGGGTTCCAGGGTATCTCCATACAACGCTGGGATGGAACAAGGTTTTGACTCCACATTTTGGATGGGAAAGAATGGCATGATGCCAAATATGGGTGGCAGGAATATGGTAACTAGTATATGTGCGTGGTGTAGGAATGAATTTCATCTCCCGGCCATGGCTTTTCATTTTCAAACACAAAGTGGAGTTGGTTCTCTGTGTCCGACATGCAGTGCAGGGATGTCCGGACGAGCCAACATGTTGTAG